One genomic region from Antedon mediterranea chromosome 3, ecAntMedi1.1, whole genome shotgun sequence encodes:
- the LOC140045436 gene encoding F-box only protein 21-like, which yields MQSSFLDDFADELLEYILLDRALEAHDILSFRCTCKRFQRISHSNKVWKAKVLCRWPELGQISNSVAASHDWQELYKFRFHSVRKVYNLLQDVIQNCYEDREVSYKRFTPFQQLGADYSNTIVGNICIEEQLFDLLNNGDEFSNLTQKYYALRALRCLQHPRLEEEFMKLLDAPEDNQTLEESAILISQWNQCGTRVNKLKVYKQLNDIANMVRQNLCTKYGDNHPASQGSEDESLSVDQCILALDVFNEVFYEIYHFEGNKADYYNPDNSFINKVLESKKGIPISLAVVYAAVARRLGISLEPVNFPNHFLLRLDVQPMQENNPKKYKYIDVFHSGKRLTNAECFSLSPMMGRHGNEYFRSCSKRAVYVRMVANLMRITSHLDDVRMLDGYELFLLLCSDDMDAAIMLRRFYLQSGMNISEVLNYLSKCEPTGRNMLNLVKYLMCEAKLLLHEEENKNKNEVMVKRRAENQDVEYSVGMIMRHRRYDYLCVIYGWDSQCDMPDSWKIQMGVDRLPNKDKQPFYNVLVSDQSKRYAAQESLMVEENPEVVSHSEVGKHFTAFKNTHYQANSELLKRYPDDVNVTIEKSNTGCVSEMQTA from the exons ATGCAGTCTTCTTTTCTTGATGATTTTGCTGACGAATTACTAGAATACATCCTTCTTGATAGAGCCCTAGAAGCACACGATATTCTTAGTTTTAGATGTACGTGCAAAAGGTTCCAAAGGATTTCACATAGCAATAAAGTTTGGAAAGCAAAAGTGCTCTGCAG ATGGCCAGAATTAGGACAAATAAGCAACTCTGTAGCTGCATCACACGATTGGCAAGAGCTGTACAAGTTTCGGTTTCACTCCGTCAGGAAGGTGTACAACCTTCTACAGGACGTTATCCAAAACTGTTACGAAGATCGCGAAGTTTCGTACAAGCGATTCACGCCGTTTCAACAACTAGGTGCAGACTACAGTAACACAATTGTTGGCAACATTTGCATCGAGGAACAGCTTTTTGACTTGCTGAACAACGGAGATGA ATTCTCAAATTTAACCCAGAAGTACTATGCATTGAGGGCGCTACGTTGTCTGCAACATCCACGTTTAGAAGAAGAATTCATGAAGCTCCTTGACGCTCCTGAAGACAATCAAACCCTCGAAGAAA GTGCAATATTGATATCACAATGGAACCAATGTGGTACAagagtaaataaattaaaggtGTACAAACAGTTGAATGACATTGCTAATATGGTGCGACAGAATCTGTGTACTAAGTACGGAGATAACCACCCTGCAAGCCAAGGCTCTGAAGATG AATCACTGTCTGTCGATCAGTGTATCTTAGCCCTAGATGTGTTCAATGAAGTCTTTTACGAGATTTATCATTTTGAAGGCAATAAGGCCGATTATTACAACCCAGACAATTCCTTTATTAACAAG GTCTTAGAAAGCAAAAAAGGAATCCCGATTTCCTTAGCCGTCGTCTATGCAGCAGTTGCAAGACGTCTGGGCATCTCACTAGAGCCAGTTAATTTCCCAAACCACTTTCTTCTTCGTTTGGACGTGCAACCCAT GCAAGAGAACAACCCTAAGAAGTACAAGTACATAGATGTGTTTCACAGTGGCAAGAGGTTAACTAATGCTGAGTGTTTTTCTTTGTCTCCAATGATGGGAAGACACGGCAATGAATACTTCCGTTCGTGCTCAAAGAGGGCGGTGTACGTGAGGATGGTGGCAAATCTTATGAGGATTACGTCGCACCTTGATGATGT GAGGATGCTAGATGGGTATGAGCTGTTTCTCCTCCTTTGTTCAGATGACATGGATGCAGCCATCATGTTGAGAAGATTCTATCTCCAATCTGGTATGAACATCAGTGAG GTACTGAATTACCTGTCAAAATGTGAACCTACTGGGCGCAATATGTTAAATCTAGTGAAGTATTTAATGTGCGAGGCGAAACTCTTACTACACGAGGAAGAAAATAAGAATAAG AACGAGGTTATGGTTAAAAGACGGGCTGAGAACCAGGATGTGGAGTATTCGGTTGGAATGATAATGAGACATCGCAG ATATGACTACCTGTGTGTAATCTATGGGTGGGATTCACAATGTGATATGCCAGACAGTTGGAAGATTCAGATGGGGGTGGACAGGCTTCCAAATAAGGACAAACAGCCATTCTACAATGTGCTTGTATCGGATCAGTCTAAACGTTACGCAGCTCAAG AGAGCCTAATGGTTGAGGAAAACCCAGAAGTTGTAAGCCACTCTGAGGTAGGCAAGCATTTCACGGCATTTAAGAACACGCACTACCAAGCCAACAGTGAGCTCCTCAAGCGGTACCCCGATGATGTCAATGTAACGATCGAGAAATCAAATACTGGCTGTGTTTCAGAAATGCAAACTGCCTAG
- the LOC140045437 gene encoding huntingtin-interacting protein 1-like isoform X1 — MASVARKLRRSDTLETERQNYVKQQTTSITKAINSQEVPVKEKHVRNVIIGSFQEKGASTFWTVVTRLPKQGNPIVCWKFCHTLHKLMREGHEHVVKDSQKHSEHISDLGSMWGHMQEGYSKLINAYCSLLVTKLEFHKKYPTFPGNLAFADVEKALEKLAENEINNYFQLCVDIFDYLDGLINTQDTIFGSFDLSKSISMTNSGQCRLSPLIPIIQDCSHLYDYSVRLMFKLHACLPADILDGHRDRFKKQFDSLKSCFLRVKNLMYFRRLIQVPTLPDSPPNFFIKTTDYSHHYTPAVVLQGGDVESETMSVTSHESPPSPRESTFFDDTSFQDLLVDVDAAQQNGQFNSPPPRDDRDWLIDQLRQEISNLKFELERVKKDDQRIMDDMKKKLMDLTRQLEEYRSIGRQMVDENRTMKQQLEEVLTNSDNINAVKEHAVKSENKARVYEDKFVKMKEVYGKLREEHINLIRKNADVNKQLTTYSKSAEETEFAKRESEVLVQSLQRAVDDRTSEEEALRRKLEQQRKQIFVAAMQEAEENLLRVLTQMDDPQFAGSTCTAEYFLTRCDSAQKSLSTLQDSYKNYYGNKEELESLVRSLSTFSNSIGEFLLLGKSASHMAPLDLGEALANSCRSGGQTCLDFLGVMRIESSVDNTQRHKSKAEDQLQAIIQAAQELLPKEADIKAELGDIVDQEMQNTTEAIDKATARIEEMLNNSRKADTGVKLEVNSRILDSCTDLMKAIKILIEKSKSLQREIVSNDRGTASTKEFYKRHHRWTEGLISAAKLVGFGATQLVESADKVMQRKGKFEELVVCSHEIAASTAQLVAASRVKAHKESENLKGLSTASKGVAQATASVVASSKSGAQLTEEGDVTDFTKMSLTQTKRNEMNSQVRVLELESLLDKERVKLAELRRRHYQLAGVSEGWEEEENGENFQSMLQQAKEEFL; from the exons ATGGCGTCCGTTGCCCGAAAACTAAGAAGAAGTGATACACTTGAAACTGAACGACAGAATTATGTCAAACAGCAG ACTACCAGCATTACTAAGGCTATCAACAGTCAGGAAGTACCAGTCAAAGAGAAACATGTTAGGA ATGTTATCATTGGTTCGTTTCAAGAGAAGGGAGCTTCAACGTTTTGGACAGTTGTGACCCGCTTACCAAAACAAGGCAACCCAATCGTTTGCTGGAAGTTCTGTCATACGTTGCACAAATTAATGAGGGAAGGACATGAGCAC gTTGTAAAAGATTCTCAGAAACATTCTGAGCACATATCAGACCTGGGCAGTATGTGG GGACATATGCAAGAAGGATATAGTAAGTTAATAAATGCGTATTGTTCCCTTCTGGTCACCAAGTTGGAATTTCATAAAAAG TATCCAACTTTTCCGGGAAACTTAGCTTTTGCAGATGTTGAGAAAGCTCTTGAAAAACTCGCTGAGaacgaaataaataatta CTTCCAGTTGTGTGTTGATATTTTTGATTACCTAGATGGTCTTATCAATACACAAGACACAA TCTTTGGCTCATTTGATCTTTCCAAGAGCATATCAATGACAAACTCAGGCCAATGTCGATTATCACCTCTCATACCTATCATCCAAGACTGCAGCCATCTTTACGATTACAGTGTTCGACTTATGTTTAAGCTACATGCAT GTTTGCCAGCTGACATTTTAGATGGACACCGTGACCGTTTCAAGAAGCAGTTTGACTCCCTCAAGTCGTGTTTCTTACGAGTTAAAAACCTCATGTATTTTAGGAGATTAATCCAAGTGCCAACATTACCTGAT agTCCTCCAAACTTCTTCATCAAAACGACAGATTACAGCCATCATTACACGCCAGCCGTCGTCTTGCAAGGTGGTGATGTAGAATCGGAAACAATGAGTGTTACAAGTCACGAAAGTCCACCT AGTCCTCGAGAATCAACGTTTTTTGACGACACCAGCTTCCAAGATCTGCTAGTGGATGTAGATGCTGCCCAGCAGAATGGTCAGTTCAATTCACCACCACCAAGAGATGACCG gGATTGGTTGATTGACCAACTGAGGCAAGAGATTAGTAACTTAAAGTTTGAACTTGAGCGAGTGAAAAAAGACGACCAGAGAATCATGGATGATATGAAGAAAAAGCTGATGGACTTAACGAGACAACTAGAGGAGTATCGATCTATAGGAAGACAAATGGTTGAT GAGAATCGAACTATGAAGCAACAACTTGAAGAAGTGTTGACGAACTCTGACAATATTAATGCGGTCAAGGAACACGCTGTGAAAAGTGAGA ACAAAGCTAGGGTGTATGAagataaatttgttaaaatgaaAGAGGTTTATGGCAAGTTAAGAGAAGAACACATTAATTTAATAAGAAAG AATGCTGATGTTAACAAGCAATTGACAACGTATTCAAAGTCCGCGGAAGAAACAGAGTTTGCTAAACGAGAATCCGAAGTGTTGGTTCAATCATTACAGAGGGCGGTAGACGACAGGACATCTGAAGAAGAGGCACTACGAAGGAAACTGGaacaacaaagaaaacaaatatttg ttgCTGCTATGCAAGAGGCTGAGGAGAATCTTCTTCGTGTTTTAACTCAAATGGACGACCCACAGTTTGCTGGCAGCACCTGTACTGCTG AATATTTCTTAACACGGTGTGATTCTGCTCAGAAATCTTTATCAACGTTACAAGATAGCTACAAAAATTACTATGGTAACAAAGAAG AGTTGGAGAGTTTGGTTAGAAGTCTTTCAACGTTTTCCAACTCAATTGGTGAATTCCTTCTTCTGGGGAAGTCTGCATCTCACATGGCTCCGCTTGACTTAGGAGAAG CTTTAGCAAATTCATGTCGCAGCGGAGGACAAACTTGTTTGGATTTTCTGGGCGTTATGAGGATTGAGAGCAGCGTAGATAACACGCAACGGCACAAGTCAAAGGCTGAAGATCAACTTCAAGCCATCATCCAGGCAGCTCAG GAGTTGCTACCCAAGGAAGCAGATATCAAGGCAGAGCTTGGAGACATTGTAGATCAAGAAATGCAAAATACCACCGAGGCTATTGATAAGGCTACTGCAAGAATTGAG gaAATGCTTAACAACTCACGGAAAGCTGACACCGGCGTTAAACTCGAGGTGAACAGTAGAATACTTGACTCCTGCACGGACTTGATGAAAGCGATCAAAATCCTAATAGAGAAATCAAAATCATTACAAAGAGAGATTGTTTCAAATGACAGA ggaacAGCTTCAACAAAAGAGTTTTATAAGCGTCATCATCGTTGGACAGAAGGCCTCATATCTGCTGCCAAGCTTGTCGGCTTTGGAGCGACACAACTTGT tGAATCAGCTGATAAGGTTATGCAACGTAAAGGAAAATTTGAAGAGCTTGTTGTGTGTTCGCACGAAATAGCGGCCTCTACGGCGCAGCTTGTGGCGGCCAGTAGAGTTAAAGCACACAAAGAGAGTGAAAACTTGAAGGGATTGTCTACGGCTTCCAAGGGCGTGGCACAAGCTACTGCAAGCGTGGTAGCATCATCTAAGTCTGGTGCTCAATTGACGGAGGAAGGAG ATGTGACAGATTTTACAAAAATGAGTCTCACTCAGACAAAGAGAAATGAGATGAACTCTCAGGTACGAGTGCTTGAGTTAGAGAGCCTGTTGGACAAGGAACGTGTCAAACTGGCTGAGCTGAGGAGAAGGCACTATCAATTGGCTGGAGTCAGTGAGGGATGGGAAGAAGAAGAG AACGGAGAAAACTTTCAATCAATGTTGCAACAAGCGAAAGAAGAGTTCCTGTGA
- the LOC140045437 gene encoding huntingtin-interacting protein 1-like isoform X2, producing the protein MASVARKLRRSDTLETERQNYVKQQTTSITKAINSQEVPVKEKHVRNVIIGSFQEKGASTFWTVVTRLPKQGNPIVCWKFCHTLHKLMREGHEHVVKDSQKHSEHISDLGSMWGHMQEGYSKLINAYCSLLVTKLEFHKKYPTFPGNLAFADVEKALEKLAENEINNYFQLCVDIFDYLDGLINTQDTIFGSFDLSKSISMTNSGQCRLSPLIPIIQDCSHLYDYSVRLMFKLHACLPADILDGHRDRFKKQFDSLKSCFLRVKNLMYFRRLIQVPTLPDSPPNFFIKTTDYSHHYTPAVVLQGGDVESETMSVTSHESPPSPRESTFFDDTSFQDLLVDVDAAQQNGQFNSPPPRDDRDWLIDQLRQEISNLKFELERVKKDDQRIMDDMKKKLMDLTRQLEEYRSIGRQMVDENRTMKQQLEEVLTNSDNINAVKEHAVKSENKARVYEDKFVKMKEVYGKLREEHINLIRKNADVNKQLTTYSKSAEETEFAKRESEVLVQSLQRAVDDRTSEEEALRRKLEQQRKQIFVAAMQEAEENLLRVLTQMDDPQFAGSTCTAEYFLTRCDSAQKSLSTLQDSYKNYYGNKEELESLVRSLSTFSNSIGEFLLLGKSASHMAPLDLGEALANSCRSGGQTCLDFLGVMRIESSVDNTQRHKSKAEDQLQAIIQAAQELLPKEADIKAELGDIVDQEMQNTTEAIDKATARIEEMLNNSRKADTGVKLEVNSRILDSCTDLMKAIKILIEKSKSLQREIVSNDRGTASTKEFYKRHHRWTEGLISAAKLVGFGATQLVESADKVMQRKGKFEELVVCSHEIAASTAQLVAASRVKAHKESENLKGLSTASKGVAQATASVVASSKSGAQLTEEGDVTDFTKMSLTQTKRNEMNSQVRVLELESLLDKERVKLAELRRRHYQLAGVSEGWEEEETKS; encoded by the exons ATGGCGTCCGTTGCCCGAAAACTAAGAAGAAGTGATACACTTGAAACTGAACGACAGAATTATGTCAAACAGCAG ACTACCAGCATTACTAAGGCTATCAACAGTCAGGAAGTACCAGTCAAAGAGAAACATGTTAGGA ATGTTATCATTGGTTCGTTTCAAGAGAAGGGAGCTTCAACGTTTTGGACAGTTGTGACCCGCTTACCAAAACAAGGCAACCCAATCGTTTGCTGGAAGTTCTGTCATACGTTGCACAAATTAATGAGGGAAGGACATGAGCAC gTTGTAAAAGATTCTCAGAAACATTCTGAGCACATATCAGACCTGGGCAGTATGTGG GGACATATGCAAGAAGGATATAGTAAGTTAATAAATGCGTATTGTTCCCTTCTGGTCACCAAGTTGGAATTTCATAAAAAG TATCCAACTTTTCCGGGAAACTTAGCTTTTGCAGATGTTGAGAAAGCTCTTGAAAAACTCGCTGAGaacgaaataaataatta CTTCCAGTTGTGTGTTGATATTTTTGATTACCTAGATGGTCTTATCAATACACAAGACACAA TCTTTGGCTCATTTGATCTTTCCAAGAGCATATCAATGACAAACTCAGGCCAATGTCGATTATCACCTCTCATACCTATCATCCAAGACTGCAGCCATCTTTACGATTACAGTGTTCGACTTATGTTTAAGCTACATGCAT GTTTGCCAGCTGACATTTTAGATGGACACCGTGACCGTTTCAAGAAGCAGTTTGACTCCCTCAAGTCGTGTTTCTTACGAGTTAAAAACCTCATGTATTTTAGGAGATTAATCCAAGTGCCAACATTACCTGAT agTCCTCCAAACTTCTTCATCAAAACGACAGATTACAGCCATCATTACACGCCAGCCGTCGTCTTGCAAGGTGGTGATGTAGAATCGGAAACAATGAGTGTTACAAGTCACGAAAGTCCACCT AGTCCTCGAGAATCAACGTTTTTTGACGACACCAGCTTCCAAGATCTGCTAGTGGATGTAGATGCTGCCCAGCAGAATGGTCAGTTCAATTCACCACCACCAAGAGATGACCG gGATTGGTTGATTGACCAACTGAGGCAAGAGATTAGTAACTTAAAGTTTGAACTTGAGCGAGTGAAAAAAGACGACCAGAGAATCATGGATGATATGAAGAAAAAGCTGATGGACTTAACGAGACAACTAGAGGAGTATCGATCTATAGGAAGACAAATGGTTGAT GAGAATCGAACTATGAAGCAACAACTTGAAGAAGTGTTGACGAACTCTGACAATATTAATGCGGTCAAGGAACACGCTGTGAAAAGTGAGA ACAAAGCTAGGGTGTATGAagataaatttgttaaaatgaaAGAGGTTTATGGCAAGTTAAGAGAAGAACACATTAATTTAATAAGAAAG AATGCTGATGTTAACAAGCAATTGACAACGTATTCAAAGTCCGCGGAAGAAACAGAGTTTGCTAAACGAGAATCCGAAGTGTTGGTTCAATCATTACAGAGGGCGGTAGACGACAGGACATCTGAAGAAGAGGCACTACGAAGGAAACTGGaacaacaaagaaaacaaatatttg ttgCTGCTATGCAAGAGGCTGAGGAGAATCTTCTTCGTGTTTTAACTCAAATGGACGACCCACAGTTTGCTGGCAGCACCTGTACTGCTG AATATTTCTTAACACGGTGTGATTCTGCTCAGAAATCTTTATCAACGTTACAAGATAGCTACAAAAATTACTATGGTAACAAAGAAG AGTTGGAGAGTTTGGTTAGAAGTCTTTCAACGTTTTCCAACTCAATTGGTGAATTCCTTCTTCTGGGGAAGTCTGCATCTCACATGGCTCCGCTTGACTTAGGAGAAG CTTTAGCAAATTCATGTCGCAGCGGAGGACAAACTTGTTTGGATTTTCTGGGCGTTATGAGGATTGAGAGCAGCGTAGATAACACGCAACGGCACAAGTCAAAGGCTGAAGATCAACTTCAAGCCATCATCCAGGCAGCTCAG GAGTTGCTACCCAAGGAAGCAGATATCAAGGCAGAGCTTGGAGACATTGTAGATCAAGAAATGCAAAATACCACCGAGGCTATTGATAAGGCTACTGCAAGAATTGAG gaAATGCTTAACAACTCACGGAAAGCTGACACCGGCGTTAAACTCGAGGTGAACAGTAGAATACTTGACTCCTGCACGGACTTGATGAAAGCGATCAAAATCCTAATAGAGAAATCAAAATCATTACAAAGAGAGATTGTTTCAAATGACAGA ggaacAGCTTCAACAAAAGAGTTTTATAAGCGTCATCATCGTTGGACAGAAGGCCTCATATCTGCTGCCAAGCTTGTCGGCTTTGGAGCGACACAACTTGT tGAATCAGCTGATAAGGTTATGCAACGTAAAGGAAAATTTGAAGAGCTTGTTGTGTGTTCGCACGAAATAGCGGCCTCTACGGCGCAGCTTGTGGCGGCCAGTAGAGTTAAAGCACACAAAGAGAGTGAAAACTTGAAGGGATTGTCTACGGCTTCCAAGGGCGTGGCACAAGCTACTGCAAGCGTGGTAGCATCATCTAAGTCTGGTGCTCAATTGACGGAGGAAGGAG ATGTGACAGATTTTACAAAAATGAGTCTCACTCAGACAAAGAGAAATGAGATGAACTCTCAGGTACGAGTGCTTGAGTTAGAGAGCCTGTTGGACAAGGAACGTGTCAAACTGGCTGAGCTGAGGAGAAGGCACTATCAATTGGCTGGAGTCAGTGAGGGATGGGAAGAAGAAGAG ACCAAAAGCTAG